A genomic segment from Nitrospirota bacterium encodes:
- a CDS encoding flavodoxin family protein codes for MNIIGLAGSPRRGGNTEILLDESLLGAASNGATGEKIIVSELNISPCRSCNKCLKTGECVIKDDMQILYRKFMDTDRIIVASPIYFQGVTAQIKALIDRCQALWSRRYILKIPIKDRGIKRIGATIFAGGQKNLLRNFDGAEMTVGSFFRVLYMEYNYRLNFGGIDSKGTIKKHPEAIKQAYDIGVILAK; via the coding sequence ATGAATATAATTGGTCTTGCTGGAAGTCCTCGGCGTGGTGGAAATACAGAGATACTCCTTGATGAATCACTCTTAGGTGCGGCCTCCAATGGTGCAACAGGAGAGAAGATAATCGTCTCGGAGTTAAACATATCGCCCTGTAGAAGTTGCAATAAATGTTTAAAGACAGGGGAATGTGTTATTAAAGATGATATGCAGATACTCTATAGGAAATTTATGGATACTGATAGGATTATCGTTGCATCTCCCATATATTTTCAAGGGGTTACCGCACAGATTAAGGCATTGATAGATAGATGCCAGGCACTATGGTCAAGGAGATATATATTGAAGATACCGATAAAAGACCGTGGAATAAAGAGGATTGGTGCAACGATATTTGCTGGTGGACAGAAAAACCTGCTAAGGAACTTTGATGGCGCTGAGATGACTGTAGGTTCATTCTTTCGCGTGCTTTATATGGAATATAACTACAGGCTTAATTTTGGAGGAATTGACTCAAAAGGAACAATAAAGAAACACCCAGAAGCAATCAAACAGGCGTATGACATTGGGGTAATACTGGCAAAATGA
- the lpxC gene encoding UDP-3-O-acyl-N-acetylglucosamine deacetylase, with product MRFQRTIKEKISCSGIGLHTGEKVNLTLQPAPVNSGIVFIRTDVNGGFPIKANIRNVIDTRYASTLGRDGIKVQTVEHLLAAAAGLGIDNLYVELDSSEIPIMDGSASPFIYLMQKAKIEIQKRLQPVIKVIRPVMVRDGSKHALIKPSNTTKISYVINFNHPLLKEQKLSYIYDERSFVGEIAKARTFGFLREVEGLRANGLAKGGSLDNAIVVGDYRVINEGGLRYKDEFVRHKILDSIGDLALLGMPVTGHFVANRSGHSLNIKLVSKLLTSKNSWLIVGDEEKHQSPRLFSPLELVVSDT from the coding sequence ATGCGATTTCAGAGGACAATAAAAGAAAAAATAAGCTGTTCAGGGATAGGTCTTCATACAGGTGAGAAGGTAAATCTTACCCTCCAACCGGCGCCAGTGAATTCTGGAATTGTTTTTATCCGTACTGATGTAAATGGTGGTTTCCCTATTAAGGCAAATATAAGGAATGTTATTGATACCCGATATGCCTCTACATTAGGAAGAGATGGAATAAAGGTCCAGACTGTAGAACATCTCCTTGCAGCCGCAGCAGGACTTGGTATAGATAACCTTTACGTAGAACTTGACTCTTCGGAGATCCCGATCATGGATGGGAGCGCCTCGCCTTTTATATACCTTATGCAAAAGGCTAAGATAGAAATACAGAAAAGGCTTCAGCCTGTTATAAAGGTTATAAGACCAGTGATGGTAAGAGACGGTAGTAAACATGCCCTGATTAAACCATCTAATACAACCAAGATTTCTTATGTCATAAATTTCAATCACCCTCTGCTAAAAGAACAAAAGTTATCCTATATATACGATGAGAGGAGTTTTGTCGGTGAGATAGCTAAAGCAAGGACCTTCGGATTCCTCCGAGAGGTAGAGGGTCTTAGAGCCAATGGTCTGGCAAAGGGCGGTTCGCTGGATAATGCTATAGTGGTGGGAGATTACAGGGTAATTAATGAGGGTGGATTAAGGTATAAAGATGAATTTGTTAGACATAAGATATTAGATTCTATTGGTGACCTTGCTTTACTTGGAATGCCTGTCACTGGCCATTTTGTGGCAAATAGATCAGGGCATTCCTTAAATATAAAACTTGTTTCAAAACTTCTTACAAGCAAGAATAGCTGGTTGATTGTTGGAGACGAAGAAAAGCACCAATCCCCTCGTCTATTCTCTCCATTGGAACTGGTTGTTAGCGACACATAA
- a CDS encoding winged helix-turn-helix domain-containing protein, with amino-acid sequence MLNKIFSSQTRVGVLSFLFEHLGERFYIREIAKSIGKNVSGVKRELDNLEKIGLLISEKKGNLKYFYVNEESSLCPEIKNIILKTIGVQETVKKMLKKQKGILKGFIYGGFAKGFMGSTMPIDLMIVGKPDLSELSVAISNLEEKLKRKISFHVLDEEEYNKKINEGEPFLSEILSGKKIVLIGG; translated from the coding sequence TTGTTAAACAAGATATTTTCTTCACAGACGAGAGTAGGGGTATTAAGCTTTCTTTTTGAGCATTTAGGGGAGCGATTTTATATAAGAGAGATAGCAAAGAGTATTGGTAAGAATGTCTCAGGCGTGAAAAGGGAACTTGACAATCTGGAAAAGATTGGACTTTTAATTAGCGAAAAAAAGGGAAATCTAAAATACTTTTATGTGAACGAAGAGTCTTCACTTTGCCCTGAGATAAAGAATATTATCCTTAAGACCATAGGTGTTCAAGAAACCGTCAAGAAGATGCTTAAAAAACAAAAAGGCATCTTAAAGGGATTTATATATGGAGGCTTTGCAAAAGGTTTTATGGGGAGTACAATGCCAATTGATTTAATGATTGTAGGAAAACCTGACCTATCCGAACTGTCGGTGGCTATCTCGAATCTTGAGGAAAAACTAAAAAGAAAAATCAGTTTTCATGTGCTTGATGAGGAAGAATATAACAAGAAGATAAATGAGGGAGAGCCATTTCTTTCCGAGATATTATCAGGGAAAAAAATTGTACTTATAGGTGGATGA
- the lgt gene encoding prolipoprotein diacylglyceryl transferase — protein MMVTFPNIDPVIIKIGPLSIRWYGVMYLIGFAASYLLVKYQINKKKIAIDMKEIDSLYSFLILGLLIGARLGYVVFYNLSYYLKTPLEIFAFWHGGMSFHGGLIGSIVAGAFFCKKSGLDFWKISDLVVITVPIGLGLGRLANFINGEIYGRTTDMPWGMVFPTGGPLPRHPSQLYEFFFEGIVLFIILWGLKNKRFKTGILISLFLILYGIFRFLVEFFREPDHQLGFVFGPFTMGQILSVALISLGIGILFYKNK, from the coding sequence ATGATGGTCACATTCCCAAACATAGATCCTGTTATTATCAAAATCGGTCCATTATCTATCAGGTGGTACGGTGTCATGTACCTTATTGGTTTTGCCGCATCGTATCTTCTTGTGAAATACCAGATAAATAAAAAGAAGATAGCCATAGATATGAAAGAGATTGACTCCCTTTACTCATTTCTTATCTTAGGTCTCCTTATAGGAGCAAGGCTCGGCTATGTTGTATTTTATAATCTCAGTTACTATCTCAAAACTCCACTTGAAATATTTGCTTTCTGGCATGGTGGTATGTCCTTTCATGGTGGATTAATCGGAAGTATTGTTGCAGGGGCATTTTTTTGTAAAAAGTCTGGATTGGATTTCTGGAAGATTTCAGACCTCGTTGTAATTACAGTTCCTATTGGTCTTGGGCTTGGAAGACTTGCAAATTTTATAAATGGAGAGATTTACGGCAGAACTACAGATATGCCGTGGGGTATGGTATTTCCAACAGGTGGCCCTCTTCCCAGGCATCCATCACAGCTTTATGAGTTTTTTTTTGAAGGCATTGTTCTCTTTATAATACTCTGGGGGTTGAAAAATAAACGATTTAAGACAGGTATCCTTATATCATTATTTCTGATACTTTATGGCATATTTAGGTTTCTTGTAGAATTCTTCAGAGAGCCAGATCACCAGCTCGGGTTTGTTTTTGGCCCTTTTACTATGGGGCAGATACTAAGTGTAGCTCTGATTTCGCTTGGCATAGGGATTCTGTTTTATAAAAATAAGTGA
- a CDS encoding cytochrome c biogenesis protein ResB, whose protein sequence is MEDAKRELKKTNLFDRIWIFFSSITLTFILLITLALTSIIGTVIEQQAEPAKNLRLLAKIFGESLAPTVFDLFMRIGFMDMYHSWWFVTLLFLLSTNLIICSLNRFPHVWKQINTPQSPLDENILRSIAHKMEITFKGQMAETSKKIVKILKKNGYNLSEKKVDGAIHLYSQKGRYSRLGVYITHLSVIILFIGVIIGALFGFKGFLNLPEGMSSDKVYLRDRREMPLNFTIKCEKFDIEYYGDSDMPKDYKSDLVILRDGREVMRKTIEVNDPFTFEGITFYQSSYGYIPELEGKIMLKVFPRGEGSPNRDLTLKVGDSFDIPEADISVKILGFNHAFAIDQMGRVFAYSEQMVNPAIYIGVSKGGKTLYSGWILKRYPQTGKLPEGPFINFYSYWGAQYTGLQVKKDPGTWVVYVGCGIMTIGLFIAFFTYHKKIWVRLKEEKGVLRVTLAGTCSKNKLAFEREFKKLASLIEKV, encoded by the coding sequence ATGGAAGATGCAAAAAGGGAACTAAAAAAAACCAATCTTTTCGATAGAATATGGATTTTTTTTTCCTCCATTACGCTAACTTTTATCCTGCTAATAACCCTTGCACTGACATCCATAATCGGAACGGTAATAGAACAGCAGGCTGAACCTGCAAAGAACCTAAGACTACTTGCAAAGATCTTTGGAGAATCACTTGCACCCACAGTGTTTGACCTCTTTATGAGAATCGGCTTTATGGATATGTATCATTCATGGTGGTTTGTTACTCTTCTCTTTCTCCTGTCCACAAATCTTATTATATGTTCACTAAATAGATTTCCGCATGTATGGAAACAGATAAACACACCACAATCGCCACTCGATGAAAACATATTGAGAAGCATCGCACACAAGATGGAGATTACATTTAAGGGACAGATGGCTGAAACATCTAAGAAGATTGTTAAGATACTTAAAAAAAATGGGTATAACCTTTCAGAAAAAAAAGTCGATGGTGCAATACATCTGTATTCTCAAAAAGGGAGATATAGCAGACTTGGCGTGTATATTACACACCTCAGCGTCATTATTCTCTTCATTGGAGTAATCATTGGTGCACTATTTGGGTTCAAGGGATTTCTCAATCTCCCTGAGGGAATGTCTTCTGATAAAGTATATCTGAGAGATAGAAGGGAAATGCCATTGAACTTCACTATAAAATGTGAAAAGTTTGACATAGAGTACTACGGTGATTCTGATATGCCTAAGGACTATAAGAGTGACCTCGTGATATTGAGAGACGGCAGGGAAGTTATGCGAAAGACAATAGAGGTAAACGACCCCTTTACATTTGAAGGAATAACCTTTTACCAGTCAAGTTATGGATATATACCTGAGCTTGAGGGTAAAATAATGCTAAAGGTATTTCCAAGAGGGGAAGGCTCACCTAACAGGGACCTCACCTTAAAGGTGGGAGATTCATTTGATATACCTGAGGCAGATATAAGCGTAAAGATTCTCGGGTTTAACCACGCCTTTGCAATAGACCAGATGGGAAGAGTCTTTGCTTACTCAGAACAGATGGTAAATCCTGCTATCTATATAGGAGTCAGTAAAGGTGGAAAAACGCTCTACAGCGGATGGATACTTAAACGCTATCCACAGACAGGGAAACTGCCAGAAGGTCCTTTTATTAATTTTTATTCCTATTGGGGGGCGCAATATACTGGGCTACAGGTAAAAAAGGACCCGGGGACATGGGTGGTATATGTAGGTTGTGGTATTATGACAATAGGACTTTTTATTGCGTTCTTTACCTATCATAAAAAGATATGGGTAAGGTTAAAAGAAGAAAAGGGGGTTCTCAGAGTGACACTTGCAGGGACGTGTAGTAAGAATAAACTGGCATTCGAAAGGGAGTTTAAGAAACTCGCCAGCCTGATAGAGAAAGTATAA
- the ccsB gene encoding c-type cytochrome biogenesis protein CcsB: MDSSTLFGISTMSYIIAMVIYIGYLAFRKEKVGVTASVVTYFGFIMQTLAIILRWIESYQMGIGHAPLSNLYESMVFFSWTLILFYIFLEYRYRNRSFGAFVTTVAALALAFITVTPGISKEISPLVPALQSNWLIAHVVLSFLGYAAFAVSYCSALMYLILTSEKKTEGSYIFWTICVGLTIILLIAFGIDFINFKILSPVPLQESIVKQHLLESTFRNPSLAIKILSLILAHAVAITIWAKGMRLKDILLRIAPSTEVLDEVTYKMITIGFPLLSLGIITGAIWADSAWGSYWQWDPKETWSLITWLVYAIYLHSRFRKGWRGKKIAVVSVIGFIAVIFTYLGVNLILSGLHSYA, from the coding sequence ATGGATAGTTCCACACTTTTTGGCATATCTACCATGTCCTATATTATAGCCATGGTCATATATATAGGGTATCTTGCATTCAGAAAAGAGAAAGTTGGTGTAACGGCGTCAGTTGTTACATACTTTGGATTTATAATGCAGACACTCGCAATCATTCTCAGGTGGATCGAATCCTACCAGATGGGAATCGGACATGCACCACTGTCAAACCTTTATGAGTCAATGGTTTTCTTTTCGTGGACATTAATACTCTTTTATATATTTTTAGAGTATAGATATCGAAATCGCTCCTTTGGTGCCTTTGTGACTACTGTGGCAGCACTGGCACTCGCTTTCATAACAGTAACGCCGGGAATATCAAAGGAAATATCACCCCTTGTGCCTGCCCTTCAGAGCAACTGGCTTATCGCTCATGTTGTGTTGAGCTTCCTTGGATATGCTGCATTTGCAGTCTCCTACTGTTCTGCGCTTATGTATCTTATCCTGACTTCAGAGAAAAAGACAGAAGGCTCATATATCTTCTGGACAATCTGTGTAGGGCTTACTATTATTTTGCTGATTGCCTTCGGGATTGACTTTATTAATTTTAAGATATTATCACCAGTCCCACTACAGGAAAGTATTGTCAAACAACATCTCCTTGAGAGCACATTCAGAAATCCTTCTTTAGCAATAAAGATTTTAAGCCTCATACTTGCACATGCAGTAGCAATTACAATCTGGGCAAAGGGTATGCGACTTAAGGATATTCTGTTGAGAATTGCCCCATCAACTGAGGTGTTGGATGAAGTAACCTATAAGATGATCACTATTGGTTTCCCACTCCTGAGCCTCGGAATTATAACAGGTGCAATCTGGGCTGACAGTGCGTGGGGGAGCTACTGGCAATGGGATCCAAAAGAGACATGGTCGTTAATAACATGGCTTGTGTATGCAATTTATCTACATTCAAGGTTTCGTAAAGGATGGAGAGGGAAGAAGATTGCTGTGGTCTCTGTAATTGGATTTATAGCGGTTATCTTTACATATTTAGGCGTGAATCTTATTCTATCAGGACTCCACAGCTACGCCTGA